A region of Lysobacter stagni DNA encodes the following proteins:
- a CDS encoding fimbrial protein, which produces MNKLLLSTALVAVLAAPSAFASSGKITITGLIVDGTCTVAAGTNTTGTGGDLTVALDTAHTSDLAAAASYAMTKDFDIKVGGGAGDTCNGKVSQLVYEDVAGGSMINADGFLDNTGTATNVGVRLLNGVSRAPINLKTAANNPTATPAAGTPGVLKYAAQYFSKAGGASAGTVNTYVSYTVAYN; this is translated from the coding sequence ATGAACAAGCTTCTTCTCTCCACCGCTCTGGTTGCAGTCCTGGCTGCTCCGTCGGCGTTCGCGTCCAGCGGCAAGATCACCATCACCGGCCTGATCGTCGATGGCACCTGCACCGTGGCCGCGGGCACCAACACCACCGGCACCGGCGGCGACCTGACCGTCGCTCTGGACACGGCCCACACGTCGGACCTGGCCGCCGCTGCCAGCTACGCCATGACGAAGGATTTCGACATCAAGGTCGGCGGCGGCGCCGGTGACACCTGCAACGGCAAGGTCTCGCAGCTGGTGTACGAAGACGTGGCCGGCGGTTCGATGATCAACGCTGACGGTTTCCTGGACAACACCGGCACCGCTACCAACGTGGGCGTCCGCCTGCTGAACGGTGTCAGCCGTGCTCCGATCAACCTGAAGACGGCGGCCAACAACCCGACGGCCACCCCGGCTGCCGGTACGCCGGGCGTCCTGAAGTATGCCGCCCAGTACTTCTCGAAGGCCGGCGGCGCCTCGGCCGGTACGGTCAACACCTACGTGAGCTACACCGTCGCGTACAACTGA
- the murD gene encoding UDP-N-acetylmuramoyl-L-alanine--D-glutamate ligase, with translation MRISQLEGRKVALWGWGREGRAAYHAIRTRLPALPLTLFCSADEALEAESMGDAALVTESDANAERLSTFDVVVKSPGISPYKPEAVAAAGQGTRFIGGTALWFGEHADEHGTAVSTVCVTGTKGKSTTTALLAHLLRAGGHVTALAGNIGLPLLEVLEPRVTPEFWAIELSSYQTGDVAESGVRPQVAIALNIFPEHLDWHGSHERYVEDKLRLLTGARPRIAVLNANDARLTAIGAQLIAQGDVDVRWFGHAAGWHLREDDLHRGDTFVMDTRALPLPGRHNRGNLCAVLTAIEALGLDATALAPNAASFRPLPNRLQTVGTRDGVTFVNDSISTTPHASLAALDCFRERRVAILVGGHDRGLPWEDFANAMRTHAPVAIVTMGQNGPRIHALLEPLVAQAGFVLDAATDLSDAMAKARAALGGEGVVLLSPGAPSFGAYRDYVARGRHFAELAGFDPDTISAIPGLGIA, from the coding sequence GTGCGCATCTCGCAGCTTGAAGGTCGCAAGGTCGCGTTGTGGGGGTGGGGCCGCGAGGGCCGCGCCGCCTACCATGCGATCCGTACCCGCCTGCCGGCCCTGCCGCTGACGCTGTTCTGTTCGGCCGATGAGGCGCTCGAGGCCGAGTCGATGGGTGATGCGGCGCTGGTGACGGAAAGCGACGCGAACGCAGAACGTCTGTCCACCTTCGACGTCGTCGTGAAGTCGCCCGGGATCAGTCCGTACAAGCCCGAAGCGGTCGCCGCGGCAGGGCAGGGCACGCGTTTCATCGGAGGCACCGCGCTCTGGTTCGGCGAACATGCCGACGAGCACGGCACCGCCGTCAGTACGGTCTGCGTCACCGGGACCAAGGGCAAGAGCACGACGACCGCGCTGCTCGCGCACCTGTTGCGTGCGGGCGGCCATGTGACCGCGCTGGCCGGAAACATCGGTCTGCCGCTGCTGGAAGTGCTGGAACCGCGCGTGACGCCGGAGTTCTGGGCCATCGAGCTGTCGAGCTACCAGACCGGCGATGTCGCCGAAAGCGGCGTGCGGCCGCAGGTCGCAATTGCGCTCAACATCTTTCCGGAACACCTGGACTGGCACGGCTCGCACGAGCGTTACGTTGAGGACAAGCTGCGCCTGCTGACCGGTGCACGGCCGCGCATCGCGGTGCTCAACGCCAATGATGCGCGCCTGACCGCGATCGGCGCGCAGCTCATCGCACAGGGCGACGTGGACGTGCGCTGGTTTGGCCATGCCGCGGGCTGGCATCTGCGCGAAGACGATCTCCATCGTGGCGATACGTTCGTGATGGACACGCGCGCGTTGCCGCTGCCGGGCCGTCACAACCGCGGCAATTTGTGCGCCGTGCTCACGGCGATCGAAGCCTTGGGCCTGGACGCCACTGCGTTGGCGCCGAATGCGGCGAGCTTCCGCCCACTGCCGAACCGCCTGCAGACCGTGGGCACGCGCGACGGCGTCACCTTCGTCAACGATTCCATCAGCACCACGCCGCACGCCAGCCTCGCGGCGCTGGATTGCTTCCGTGAGCGCCGCGTCGCGATCCTCGTCGGTGGCCACGATCGCGGCCTGCCATGGGAGGACTTCGCGAACGCCATGCGTACGCACGCGCCGGTCGCCATCGTCACCATGGGCCAGAACGGGCCGCGCATCCACGCATTGCTGGAGCCGCTGGTGGCGCAGGCTGGTTTCGTGCTCGATGCCGCGACCGACCTCTCCGATGCGATGGCCAAGGCGCGTGCAGCGCTGGGCGGCGAGGGTGTCGTCCTGCTGTCGCCGGGCGCACCCAGTTTCGGCGCGTATCGCGACTACGTCGCGCGCGGGCGCCACTTCGCTGAACTCGCCGGCTTCGACCCGGACACGATCAGCGCAATTCCCGGTTTGGGTATCGCCTGA
- the murL gene encoding UDP-N-acetyl-alpha-D-muramoyl-L-alanyl-L-glutamate epimerase, whose product MSEWKFNRDAIRAFRFVRCGFDAATGVAQLVYAFDDGPEMIETVTVPGAPFVLDDARAQAAERALRLLHLIAGVSYYKAAVPEEIRIDSYAIGADTAALIELIYVNGLGEFAYRNGLNLHGKIRFPVGQEAGAKAPALGLREHALVAIGGGKDSLVSIEALRALGVEQTVTWIGGSQLIRACAERTGLATLNLGRTLAPQLFDYNREGAWNGHIPVTVLNSAIMVFAAVLLGVDQVVFSNERSASYGSLIEGTGEVNHQWSKGWACEQAFGEYVQREVASDLHYYSLLRPLSELAVARQFAKTDRYDSHFSSCNRNFHILGERPASRWCGVCPKCHFVFLALAPFMPKPRLMGIFGRNLLDDPAQTGGYDALLEFQDHKPFECVGEGRESRAAMAALAERPEWREDALVKRFAREIRPQLDAAELRIEPLLAIDDEQRIPPALWTRLRAHLAA is encoded by the coding sequence ATGAGTGAGTGGAAGTTCAACCGCGACGCGATCCGCGCGTTCCGTTTCGTGCGCTGCGGTTTCGATGCGGCCACCGGCGTGGCGCAACTCGTGTATGCCTTCGACGACGGTCCCGAGATGATCGAGACCGTCACCGTGCCCGGCGCGCCGTTCGTGCTGGACGATGCGCGAGCACAGGCGGCCGAGCGCGCGCTGCGCCTGCTGCACCTGATCGCCGGCGTGAGCTACTACAAGGCGGCGGTGCCGGAGGAAATCCGCATCGATTCGTATGCGATCGGTGCAGACACCGCGGCGTTGATCGAGCTGATCTACGTCAATGGTCTGGGCGAGTTCGCCTACCGCAACGGCCTGAACCTGCACGGGAAGATCCGCTTCCCGGTGGGGCAGGAGGCAGGCGCGAAAGCGCCGGCGCTGGGCCTGCGCGAGCACGCGCTGGTTGCCATCGGCGGCGGCAAGGATTCGCTGGTCAGCATCGAAGCGCTGCGCGCGCTGGGCGTGGAGCAGACGGTCACGTGGATCGGTGGCTCGCAGCTGATCCGCGCCTGCGCCGAACGCACCGGGCTGGCCACACTCAACCTGGGCCGCACGCTGGCGCCGCAGCTGTTCGACTACAACCGCGAAGGCGCATGGAACGGGCACATCCCGGTCACCGTGCTCAACTCCGCGATCATGGTCTTCGCCGCGGTGTTGCTGGGCGTGGACCAGGTGGTGTTCTCCAACGAGCGTTCGGCCAGCTACGGCAGCCTGATCGAAGGCACGGGCGAAGTGAACCACCAGTGGTCCAAGGGCTGGGCCTGCGAGCAGGCGTTCGGCGAGTACGTGCAGCGCGAGGTCGCCTCGGACCTGCATTACTACTCGTTGCTGCGCCCGCTCAGCGAGCTGGCCGTGGCGCGGCAGTTCGCGAAGACCGACCGCTACGATTCGCACTTCAGCAGCTGCAACCGCAATTTCCACATCCTCGGCGAACGCCCGGCCAGCCGCTGGTGCGGCGTGTGCCCGAAGTGCCACTTCGTGTTCCTGGCACTGGCGCCGTTCATGCCCAAGCCGCGCCTGATGGGCATCTTCGGCCGCAACCTGCTGGACGATCCGGCGCAGACCGGCGGTTACGACGCACTGCTGGAGTTCCAGGACCACAAGCCGTTCGAATGCGTCGGCGAAGGGCGCGAGTCGCGCGCCGCCATGGCCGCGCTGGCCGAACGCCCGGAGTGGCGCGAGGACGCACTGGTCAAGCGCTTCGCGCGCGAGATTCGCCCGCAGCTGGATGCAGCCGAACTGCGTATCGAGCCGCTGCTGGCCATCGACGACGAGCAGCGCATTCCACCTGCACTGTGGACCCGCCTGCGTGCGCATCTCGCAGCTTGA
- a CDS encoding bifunctional aspartate kinase/diaminopimelate decarboxylase: MAVAEANRWVVLKFGGTSVSRRNRWDTIGRLAGKRMSEEGVRVLVVVSALSGVTNELQAIANGDGIEARVAALVERHRAFCGELDLDPDAVLGQRLAALQALATESRAASRPLEWQAEVLAQGELLSSTLGAAYLRTQGHDFGWCDAREWLDAVSLPNASPWSQRLSVNCRLDSDGFAQRFSTQGAPMLITQGFISRHGDGGTAILGRGGSDTSAAYFGALLKAQRVEIWTDVPGMFSANPREVPEARLLTRLHYAEAQEIATTGAKVLHPRSIAPCRDAGVPMAILDTERSELPGTRIDATAATVPGVKAISRRNGIVLVSMESIGMWQQVGFLADVFERFKRHGLSIDLIGSSETNVTVSLDPSENLVTTNVLEALSADLAEVCRVKVIAPCAAITLVGRGMRSLLHRLSDIWATFGRERVHLISQSSNDLNLTFVIDETDADGLLPHLHAELIRSRAMPVRDATVFGPSWREIAHGKAQRAPAWWIGRKDALLQRAAQGTPRYVYDLATVRERARSLIATNAVDRCFYAIKANPHPAILRTLVGEGFGLECVSQGEFEHVFATLPDLAPGRVLFTPSFAPRREYEAAFERGIIVTLDNIEALQRWPEVFRNRTIWLRIDLGHGEGHHEKVRTGGVAAKFGLPMTRFDAFVEEARKLGVRISGLHAHLGSGIEDPQHWRGVYAHLAGLADSVGTIETIDIGGGLPIPYTPEAPQFDLPLWRAGLEEIKSAYPRYGLVIEPGRYLVAESGALLLHVTQTIEKDGVRRVGCDGGMNALMRPAMYEAYHGIFNLSRLGDGENAVFDVVGPICESSDVIGRARTLPADTREDDVMLVADAGAYGMAMANTYNLRALPAEDVIE; the protein is encoded by the coding sequence ATTGCGGTGGCGGAAGCGAATCGCTGGGTAGTACTCAAGTTCGGCGGCACATCGGTGTCTCGCCGGAACCGTTGGGACACCATCGGACGCCTCGCCGGAAAACGCATGTCCGAGGAAGGCGTACGTGTGCTGGTGGTGGTCTCCGCGCTGTCGGGCGTCACCAACGAGCTGCAGGCCATCGCCAACGGCGATGGCATCGAGGCACGCGTCGCCGCACTGGTCGAACGCCACCGCGCGTTCTGCGGCGAACTCGACCTGGATCCCGATGCCGTGCTCGGCCAACGTCTGGCCGCGCTGCAGGCGCTGGCGACGGAATCGCGTGCCGCATCGCGCCCGCTGGAGTGGCAGGCCGAAGTGCTGGCGCAAGGCGAGCTGCTGTCGTCCACGCTGGGCGCCGCGTACCTGCGCACGCAGGGCCATGACTTCGGCTGGTGCGATGCGCGCGAATGGCTCGATGCCGTTTCGCTGCCCAACGCCAGCCCGTGGTCGCAGCGCCTGTCGGTGAACTGCCGCCTGGACAGCGATGGCTTCGCGCAGCGTTTCTCCACGCAGGGCGCGCCGATGCTGATCACGCAGGGCTTCATCTCGCGCCATGGCGACGGCGGCACGGCGATCCTGGGGCGCGGCGGTTCCGACACGTCGGCCGCGTACTTCGGCGCGCTGCTGAAGGCGCAGCGCGTGGAGATCTGGACCGACGTGCCCGGCATGTTCAGCGCCAATCCGCGCGAGGTACCCGAAGCGCGGCTGCTCACACGGCTGCATTACGCCGAGGCGCAGGAAATCGCCACCACCGGCGCCAAGGTGCTGCACCCGCGCTCGATCGCGCCGTGCCGCGACGCCGGCGTGCCGATGGCCATCCTCGATACCGAACGCTCCGAGCTTCCCGGCACCCGCATTGACGCGACCGCGGCGACGGTGCCCGGCGTGAAGGCCATCAGCCGCCGCAACGGCATCGTGCTGGTGTCGATGGAAAGTATCGGCATGTGGCAGCAGGTGGGCTTCCTCGCCGACGTGTTCGAACGCTTCAAGCGCCACGGCCTGTCGATCGACCTCATCGGCTCGTCGGAAACCAACGTCACCGTGTCGCTGGATCCCAGCGAGAACCTGGTCACCACCAACGTGCTGGAAGCACTCAGCGCCGACCTGGCCGAAGTGTGCCGCGTGAAGGTGATCGCGCCGTGCGCGGCGATCACCCTGGTCGGCCGCGGCATGCGTTCGCTGCTGCACCGGCTCAGCGACATCTGGGCGACGTTCGGCCGCGAGCGCGTGCATCTGATCTCGCAGTCGTCCAACGACCTCAACCTCACCTTCGTCATCGACGAGACCGATGCCGACGGCCTGCTGCCGCACCTGCACGCGGAGCTGATCCGCTCGCGCGCGATGCCCGTGCGCGATGCGACGGTGTTCGGCCCGAGCTGGCGCGAGATCGCGCACGGCAAGGCGCAGCGTGCGCCGGCGTGGTGGATCGGTCGAAAGGATGCGCTGCTGCAACGGGCCGCGCAGGGCACGCCGCGTTACGTCTACGACCTGGCGACGGTGCGCGAGCGCGCCCGTTCGCTGATCGCGACGAACGCGGTGGACCGTTGCTTCTACGCAATCAAGGCCAACCCGCACCCGGCCATCCTGCGCACGCTGGTGGGCGAGGGCTTCGGTCTGGAATGCGTGTCGCAGGGCGAGTTCGAGCACGTGTTCGCCACGCTGCCCGACCTCGCGCCCGGACGCGTGCTGTTCACGCCGAGCTTCGCGCCGCGCCGCGAATACGAAGCCGCCTTCGAGCGCGGCATCATCGTCACGCTCGACAACATCGAGGCGCTGCAGCGTTGGCCCGAGGTGTTCCGCAATCGCACGATCTGGTTGCGCATCGACCTGGGCCATGGCGAAGGCCACCACGAGAAGGTGCGTACGGGCGGCGTCGCCGCCAAGTTCGGCCTGCCGATGACGCGTTTCGACGCCTTCGTCGAGGAAGCGCGCAAGCTGGGCGTGCGCATCAGCGGTCTGCACGCGCACCTGGGCAGCGGCATCGAGGATCCGCAGCACTGGCGTGGCGTGTACGCGCACCTGGCCGGTCTGGCCGACAGCGTGGGCACCATCGAGACCATCGACATCGGTGGCGGCCTGCCCATTCCCTATACGCCGGAAGCGCCGCAGTTCGACCTGCCGCTGTGGCGCGCCGGGCTGGAAGAAATCAAGTCGGCCTATCCGCGCTACGGACTGGTCATCGAGCCGGGTCGTTATCTCGTGGCCGAAAGCGGCGCGCTGCTGCTGCACGTGACGCAGACCATCGAGAAGGACGGCGTGCGGCGCGTCGGCTGCGACGGCGGCATGAACGCACTGATGCGCCCGGCGATGTACGAGGCCTACCACGGCATCTTCAACCTCAGTCGCCTGGGCGATGGCGAGAACGCCGTGTTCGACGTCGTCGGTCCGATCTGCGAAAGCAGCGACGTGATCGGCCGTGCCCGCACGCTGCCCGCCGACACGCGCGAAGACGACGTGATGCTGGTCGCCGATGCCGGCGCATACGGCATGGCGATGGCCAACACCTACAACCTGCGGGCCCTTCCGGCCGAGGACGTGATCGAATGA
- a CDS encoding PhzF family phenazine biosynthesis protein: MTLRRYLQLDVFADRPGAGNPLAVVLDAEGLDEARMQAIARWTRLPETTFVFAPSGPDASYRIRMFSPRREVPFAGHPSVGTAHVVLEAGLAMPVNGRLLQEGVVGTLPLSVEGEGASRSIAVRTPRARVVEVAEAGDARLSAALAGFPAGRLPTALMDGGRRWWLAELADEAALRDAKPDWDAIAHLAETTESMGLCAFARADVGRDYDLVVRAFVGAPARFEDAASGAANATLAAWLAHNQALPGRPHADGTRRYTVSQGREVGFDARLQLRVDADGEVWSGGRVCNVVRGTIDWP; the protein is encoded by the coding sequence ATGACGCTTCGCCGCTATTTGCAACTGGACGTGTTCGCCGATCGCCCCGGCGCCGGCAATCCGCTGGCTGTCGTACTCGATGCCGAAGGCCTGGACGAGGCGCGCATGCAGGCGATCGCCCGCTGGACCCGGCTGCCGGAAACCACGTTCGTGTTCGCGCCGAGCGGGCCCGACGCGAGCTACCGCATCCGCATGTTCAGTCCGCGCCGCGAGGTGCCGTTCGCCGGCCATCCCAGCGTGGGCACCGCGCATGTCGTGCTGGAGGCCGGGCTGGCCATGCCGGTGAACGGACGCCTGCTGCAGGAAGGCGTCGTGGGCACGCTACCGCTGTCGGTGGAAGGCGAAGGCGCGTCGCGCAGCATCGCCGTGCGCACGCCGCGTGCGCGGGTGGTCGAAGTGGCAGAAGCGGGCGACGCGCGCCTGTCCGCCGCTCTGGCCGGGTTCCCTGCGGGCAGGCTACCGACGGCGCTGATGGACGGTGGCCGCCGCTGGTGGCTGGCCGAACTCGCCGACGAGGCCGCGCTGCGCGACGCCAAACCCGACTGGGACGCCATCGCCCATCTGGCCGAAACCACCGAATCCATGGGCCTGTGTGCGTTCGCGCGGGCCGATGTCGGCCGCGACTACGACCTGGTCGTGCGCGCGTTCGTCGGCGCGCCGGCACGGTTCGAGGACGCCGCCTCCGGTGCGGCGAATGCCACGCTGGCCGCATGGCTGGCACACAACCAAGCCCTGCCCGGCCGCCCGCACGCGGACGGCACGCGCCGCTACACCGTCAGCCAGGGCCGCGAAGTCGGCTTCGACGCGCGCCTGCAACTGCGCGTGGACGCCGACGGCGAGGTGTGGTCCGGCGGCCGCGTGTGCAACGTGGTCCGCGGCACGATCGACTGGCCCTGA
- a CDS encoding glycine zipper 2TM domain-containing protein, which produces MNRLPVVALALALAVAGGTASAQSYPRYGSTSSSDYARVVRVDPVFDSYASSNGQRCYERPTYVGGDDDYYRRDEGYDPYGSQRAGTETGRNVATVVGGIVGAAVGSQVGGGSARYATSAIGSMIGGMAGRQIYDQSRRERVGTVRVCDPVYEGDGYYSRGRGDDRTVSAYDVTYEYAGRTYTTRTNYDPGDRIRVRVDVIPE; this is translated from the coding sequence ATGAACCGCCTTCCTGTCGTTGCCCTCGCGCTGGCCCTGGCCGTCGCGGGCGGCACGGCATCCGCACAGTCCTACCCGCGTTACGGTTCGACCAGCAGCAGCGACTACGCGCGCGTGGTGCGCGTGGATCCCGTGTTCGATTCGTATGCCAGCTCGAACGGCCAGCGCTGCTACGAGCGTCCCACGTACGTCGGCGGCGATGACGACTATTACCGTCGTGACGAGGGCTACGACCCTTACGGCTCGCAGCGGGCCGGGACCGAAACCGGACGCAATGTGGCGACCGTGGTGGGTGGCATCGTCGGCGCCGCGGTGGGCAGCCAGGTCGGCGGTGGCAGTGCGCGCTACGCCACCTCGGCCATCGGCTCGATGATCGGCGGCATGGCCGGGCGCCAGATCTACGACCAGAGCCGGCGTGAACGCGTCGGCACGGTGCGCGTGTGCGACCCGGTCTACGAAGGCGACGGCTACTACTCGCGCGGACGCGGCGACGACCGCACGGTCAGCGCCTACGACGTCACCTACGAATACGCGGGCCGCACCTACACCACGCGCACGAACTACGACCCCGGCGACCGCATCCGCGTGCGGGTCGATGTCATCCCGGAATGA
- a CDS encoding alpha/beta hydrolase, whose amino-acid sequence MEPRGITRAVLVHGAGGGGWEWNVWQRVFAAQGIDVAAPDLCPVAAGLPATTFNDYLAQVQDALAAQPRPCALVGASLGGLLAMACAERADALVLVNPVPPTPWASAMPARDWPDRVPWQRDARLASTRRALPEADDATALHAFRRWRDESGAVLRHAHGGVAVHAPSCPLLCLASDGDEDVPAALTLALATEWKADAMRLSGSHVGPLLGRQAADVAGRVAAWLSAR is encoded by the coding sequence ATGGAGCCACGGGGGATCACGCGCGCCGTGCTGGTGCACGGCGCCGGTGGCGGCGGCTGGGAATGGAACGTATGGCAACGCGTGTTCGCCGCGCAGGGGATCGACGTCGCCGCGCCGGACCTGTGTCCGGTCGCCGCGGGATTGCCGGCGACCACCTTCAACGACTACCTGGCCCAGGTGCAGGATGCACTCGCGGCACAGCCGCGCCCGTGCGCGCTGGTGGGGGCCAGCCTCGGCGGCCTGCTCGCGATGGCCTGCGCCGAACGTGCCGACGCGCTGGTGCTGGTCAATCCGGTTCCGCCGACGCCGTGGGCATCGGCGATGCCCGCGCGCGATTGGCCGGACCGCGTGCCCTGGCAACGCGACGCGCGCCTGGCCTCGACCCGCCGCGCACTGCCGGAGGCCGATGACGCCACGGCGCTCCATGCATTCCGCCGATGGCGCGACGAATCCGGCGCCGTTTTGCGCCATGCCCATGGCGGAGTGGCCGTCCACGCGCCGTCGTGCCCCCTGCTGTGCCTGGCTTCGGACGGGGATGAAGATGTCCCGGCCGCGTTGACGCTGGCGCTCGCCACGGAATGGAAGGCCGACGCGATGCGGCTGTCCGGCTCGCACGTCGGGCCGCTGCTGGGACGGCAGGCGGCCGACGTCGCCGGGCGCGTCGCGGCGTGGCTGTCAGCGAGGTAA
- a CDS encoding OsmC family protein produces MAFKRFAEAVWQGDLQNGKGAMSTPQSGLFADQNYSFKTRFGDEKGTNPEELLAAAHAGCFSMALSAVMGKAGVTPERIQTRAEVTMEPGADPGPTVTGVHLIVNGKAPGIDQAQFQQFVDAAKAGCVISRALSVPVTATATLG; encoded by the coding sequence ATGGCCTTCAAGCGTTTCGCCGAAGCGGTCTGGCAGGGCGACCTGCAGAACGGCAAAGGCGCGATGAGCACGCCGCAGAGCGGCTTGTTCGCCGACCAGAACTATTCCTTCAAGACCCGCTTCGGCGACGAGAAGGGCACCAATCCGGAGGAACTGCTGGCCGCCGCCCACGCGGGCTGCTTCTCGATGGCGCTGTCGGCGGTGATGGGCAAGGCCGGCGTGACGCCCGAGCGCATCCAGACGCGCGCCGAGGTCACGATGGAACCGGGCGCCGACCCGGGCCCGACCGTCACCGGCGTGCACCTGATCGTGAACGGCAAGGCGCCGGGCATCGACCAGGCCCAGTTCCAGCAGTTCGTCGATGCCGCCAAGGCCGGCTGCGTGATCTCTCGCGCGCTGTCCGTGCCGGTGACCGCGACCGCAACGCTGGGCTGA